Proteins from a genomic interval of Nematostella vectensis chromosome 12, jaNemVect1.1, whole genome shotgun sequence:
- the LOC5506415 gene encoding uncharacterized protein LOC5506415 gives MAAMLDASAVRWHEVLDLYGVVVKEMAKGKKKDKAEQLLELDNWFQQELPVSISSREEKYLTKDELTKLMTWKLSRGKFRPRLVDLIKSNSDDKIDTLTKKAFKLLPDVIQAIKVLSELNGVGPATASAILCAGSPNVPFMADEAMASLPSGQGKLQYTPKAYQAYLDDLRGVLTKLQKEDPEGKWDEHKVELALWTYTVASKHAPHLLDSGKTSKRKTSENTNEGIKRSKK, from the exons ATGGCGGCGATGTTAGATGCTTCTGCTGTTCGATGGCACGAAGTTCTCGATTTATACGGCGTTGTGGTCAAAGAGATGGCAAAAGGGAAGAAAAAGGACAAAGCTGAACAGCTACTTGAGTTGGACAACTG GTTTCAACAAGAACTCCCTGTCTCCATAAGCAGCCGGGAAGAGAAATATCTTACTAAAGATGAGCTTACAAAACTCATGACTTGGAAACTATCT aGGGGAAAGTTTCGTCCTCGTCTTGTTGACCTGATCAAGTCAAACAGTGATGATAAGATTGACACATTGACCAAGAAAGCATTCAAGCTGCTACCAGATGTGATACAGGCAATCAAGGTGCTGTCTGAATTGAATGGCGTAGGACCAGCCACTGCATCAG CCATTCTGTGTGCTGGCTCTCCAAACGTGCCATTCATGGCTGATGAGGCAATGGCTTCCTTGCCATCTGGGCAGGGAAAGCTCCAATACACACCCAAGGCTTATCAGGCATATCTAGATGATCTGAGAGGCGTCCTGACTAAGCTACAAAAGGAAG ACCCCGAGGGTAAATGGGACGAGCACAAAGTTGAGCTAGCGCTGTGGACGTACACCGTCGCCTCCAAACACGCCCCTCATTTACTTGACTCGGGAAAAACAAGTAAACGTAAAACTTCAGAAAACACGAATGAAGGAATTAAAAGAAGCAAGAAATAA
- the LOC125557539 gene encoding uncharacterized protein LOC125557539 gives MIKTTSWSSPGEVFSTDACLVGCGGVCDNEYFHASFPDVIVAKSLDINCLELLTIVVALKLWGQRWTGLRLTVRCDNQVAVTVLNSDSSALASLQKDLRQTLQAAYSTGTYSNLKTQFKAFFLFCLYFDLTPLPADIDTVCLYVQFLSRSIAPPSIRNYLSGVKLLHLFAGYDYAFTKDFSLSLALRGVSRRIPHVPQRAPPVTPSLLLLVARTVDFQHDANSSTLYCAFLFAFFLMARIANIVPRSIKAFNPTRDLTRGGVLCNEHGLIVTFKHTKTIQFGQRRLHIPLLRIPGSLLCPVAAYNNMIRLVPSSARKPLFLLLGRSGPFALTKSRFVTEFRLALCSVGVAHADSYRGHSFRRGCASWSFNHGVPGELIQLYGDWASDSYKLYLEFSNQSKLALASQLRASIQASS, from the exons ATGATTAAAACTACCTCTTGGAGTTCTCCGGGGGAAGTTTTTTCTACAGACGCTTGCCTGGTTGGTTGTGGAGGCGTTTGTGACAATGAATATTTCCACGCTTCATTTCCGGATGTGATTGTTGCTAAGTCCCTCGATATAAATTGTTTGGAACTTCTCACTATTGTGGTGGCGCTTAAGTTGTGGGGTCAACGGTGGACGGGACTCCGTTTAACCGTGCGCTGTGACAATCAGGTTGCTGTCACGGTATTGAATTCTG ATTCCTCGGCTTTGGCCTCTCTGCAAAAGGATCTACGACAGACATTACAAGCTGCTTATAGCACAGGGACATATAGTAATTTAAAGACTCAATTTAAggccttttttctattttgcttATATTTTGACTTGACTCCATTACCAGCAGACATAGATACGGTCTGTCTTTATGTACAGTTTTTAAGTCGTTCGATTGCACCACCTTCGATTCGTAATTATTTAAGTGGGGTCAAGTTATTACATCTTTTTGCCGGTTATGACTATGCATTTACTAAGGATTTTAGTTTATCCCTAGCCCTGCGGGGAGTTTCCCGTAGGATACCACATGTACCTCAGAGGGCTCCACCGGTAACTCCTAGCCTTTTATTGCTAGTTGCGCGAACAGTAGATTTTCAACATGATGCTAACTCTTCTACATTGTATTGCGCATTTCTCTTTGCATTTTTTCTTATGGCGCGTATAGCTAATATCGTACCGCGTTCTATTAAGGCATTTAATCCTACCCGCGATCTCACACGGGGTGGTGTTTTGTGTAACGAACACGGGCTTATCGTCACGTTTAAGCATACAAAAACTATTCAGTTCGGTCAGCGTCGATTACACATTCCTCTGTTACGTATTCCAGGCTCGTTATTATGTCCGGTCGCTGCCTATAACAACATGATTCGCCTGGTACCCTCTTCTGCACGCAAACCGCTGTTTTTATTGCTTGGTCGTTCGGGCCCGTTTGCTTTGACGAAGTCCCGTTTTGTTACCGAATTTCGTCTGGCGCTTTGCTCAGTGGGGGTTGCTCATGCTGACTCATATCGGGGTCACTCATTTCGACGCGGCTGTGCCTCTTGGTCGTTTAACCACGGAGTACCAGGGGAATTGATACAGTTGTATGGTGATTGGGCTAGTGACTCTTACAAATTGTATTTAGAATTTAGTAATCAATCAAAATTGGCGCTTGCTTCCCAGCTACGTGCTTCCATTCAGGCCAGTAGTTAG
- the LOC5506421 gene encoding trace amine-associated receptor 8a yields MFPPICCLHVCDGDRLYGHLIKHETRCPTLCNEQGENIQEDIQLGNQLLAEDKELNIDTASESTLSERSTGVETMNGKIKEINPEPDMQKALNTTINATTSPDAPLDENDETWYWVLRGLVGVIIVFGNALIIYLIATRRSLHSTTNWLTLSLATADFLIGIAVVPSSYFCAFKLVTSCDVVLVSILNFIFLFVSVGNLCVITVDRYVAVRMPYKYYVLKTRRARRWMIGMAWGLPGVVSCLPLTWQHLAPDFLIKVERVFYTIQITAFTIMPCAAMLLAYALIYYTTWRQSHSIRAQSQLDLSQMREEQRRKRLRRDGRASIRVYGLIVLLFVVCWSLSAYRYFRFLFGYGLPPLFVIDISRLLILLNSAVNPLVYSFFKRDIRAELVLGIMDLLGRGVSSHGRVSVSIPEPSSPLEKETVA; encoded by the exons ATGTTCCCACCAATTTGCTGTTTGCATGTATGTGACGGTGATCG TTTGTATGGACACCTGATCAAACACGAGACTCGCTGCCCCACCTTATGTAACGAACAAGGTGAAAACATCCAGGAAGACATCCAGCTGGGGAATCAGCTCTTGGCGGAAGACAAGGAATTAAACATAGATACGGCAAGCGAATCAACTCTTAGCGAGCGATCTACTGGGGTTGAAACG ATGAACGGCAAAATAAAAGAGATAAATCCAG AGCCTGACATGCAAAAAGCGCTAAATACAACTATAAATGCAACGACTAGCCCTGACGCACCCCTGGACGAAAATGACGAAACATGGTACTGGGTCCTTAGGGGGCTAGTGGGAGTAATAATCGTGTTCGGCAATGCTCTCATCATTTACTTGATAGCGACTCGACGCAGTCTCCACTCTACCACCAACTGGCTTACTCTTTCCTTGGCCACGGCAGACTTCCTGATTGGGATAGCTGTGGTACCGTCCTCGTATTTCTGCGCCTTCAAACTTGTGACCAGCTGTGACGTCGTGCTTGTTTCGATCCTCAACTTCATATTCCTGTTCGTGTCCGTGGGTAACCTGTGTGTAATCACTGTGGATCGATACGTTGCAGTGCGCATGCCCTACAAGTATTACGTACTCAAGACCAGGCGTGCTCGACGTTGGATGATCGGGATGGCCTGGGGCTTGCCAGGCGTTGTTAGCTGCCTACCGTTGACGTGGCAACACTTGGCCCCAGACTTCCTCATCAAAGTGGAGCGCGTGTTTTACACTATCCAGATCACCGCATTTACCATCATGCCATGCGCCGCAATGCTCTTGGCTTACGCCTTGATATACTACACAACTTGGAGACAGTCCCATTCCATCAGAGCCCAGTCCCAACTCGACCTCAGCCAGATGCGCGAGGAACAGCGAAGGAAGAGACTTAGGCGAGATGGGAGGGCTAGTATTCGTGTTTATGGACTGATAGTGCTGTTATTCGTCGTTTGCTGGTCCCTATCAGCGTATAGATACTTCCGATTCTTATTTGGTTATGGACTCCCCCCACTGTTTGTGATTGACATCTCGAGATTGCTAATCCTACTCAACAGTGCCGTTAACCCGCTAGTCTACTCCTTCTTCAAGAGGGACATAAGGGCTGAGCTGGTACTTGGAATAATGGACCTACTTGGGAGGGGCGTGTCGTCACATGGCCGGGTGTCTGTGTCCATCCCTGAACCCAGCAGTCCGCTTGAGAAAGAGACTGTAGCATAG
- the LOC5506420 gene encoding gamma-interferon-inducible lysosomal thiol reductase — translation MAYVNAVFAVALIAGVFPVYSQAAPKVSIALYYESLCPGCRAFISDQLYPTYQKIGEIMDITLVPYGNAQQYKYGNKWVFSCQHGQGECEGNIIESCAINILQNLTTYFPFIHCFEQYISSSNPSSTARYCAQLLRIDYTPIDKCASGPQGNQFEHDMGVKTEALEPQHQFVPWVTMNGKHTEEIQNEATTELLKLVCDSYQGAKPAACTRTQALRSYKDDTKN, via the coding sequence ATGGCATACGTGAACGCAGTTTTCGCCGTCGCGCTGATAGCCGGGGTTTTCCCTGTCTATTCCCAAGCGGCGCCTAAAGTCAGTATTGCGCTCTATTACGAAAGCCTATGCCCCGGTTGCCGGGCTTTTATAAGCGACCAGTTGTACCCTACTTACCAGAAGATAGGCGAGATCATGGACATCACTTTGGTGCCTTACGGCAACGCACAGCAGTACAAGTACGGCAACAAATGGGTGTTCAGCTGCCAGCATGGTCAGGGGGAGTGTGAGGGAAACATCATAGAGTCGTGTGCCATCAATATCTTGCAGAATTTAACCACGTATTTCCCATTCATTCATTGTTTTGAGCAATATATCAGCTCGTCTAACCCGAGCAGTACGGCCCGCTATTGTGCTCAGCTGCTGAGGATTGATTACACGCCGATTGATAAGTGCGCTAGCGGTCCACAAGGAAACCAGTTTGAGCACGACATGGGAGTGAAGACAGAAGCGCTGGAGCCACAACATCAGTTTGTGCCTTGGGTAACGATGAATGGGAAGCACACAGAAGAAATCCAGAACGAAGCGACGACAGAATTGCTGAAGCTTGTGTGCGATTCGTACCAAGGAGCCAAACCGGCCGCTTGTACCCGGACTCAAGCACTTCGCAGCTACAAGGACGACACGAAGAACTAG